The genomic window CCTGGCAGTCGGCCAGTTTTCCCGGCAGCGAGAAACTGTCGAGCAGGCCTTTGCGCCTCGTAAGCTCCTTGGCTTTTTTCGCTGCTTCACGCGCCAGCGCCGCTTCGAGGGCCTTCTCCACAATCGAATTCGCCACGCCGGGGTGCTGATCGAGATACCCTCCCAACCGCTCGTTGATGAATCCTTCCACCTGCCCCTTGACCTCGCCGTTCCCGAGTTTGGTCTTGGTCTGCCCTTCGAACTGGGGGTCGAGAATCCGGATACTGACGACGGCGCTCAGGCCTTCCCGAACGTCATCCCCATCCAGCGTGGATTGGAGCTTCTTCAGGTAGCCCTTCTTCTCGGCAATGTTGTTGATCGTGCGCGTCAGCGCGGACTTGAATCCTGTCAGGTGTGTGCCGCCCTCCCGCGTGTTGATGTTGTTCGCGAAGCTCAGCATCGTGTCCGAGTAGCCGTCGTTGTACTGAAAGGCCACGTCGATAAAGAGGTCGTCCACCTTACCATCGAAGTAGATGACCTTCGGATGAATCGCGTTCTTTTTCTCGTTGAGATGGGCGACGTACGCCGCCAATCCGCCGTCATAGTGATAGGAAACTTTCTTGTCGCGCCGCTCATCCTCGAGCTCGATTTCCAGTCCCCGATTCAGGTAGGCCAATTCGCGCAGGCGGTGGGCCAGCGTCTCATAGGTGTAATCGATCTCCTTGAAAATTTTCCTGTCGGCCTTGAAGGTCACTTTCGTGCCCGTGTGCGTCGACTTGCCGGTCACCTTGAGCTGGGTTGCCGGCTGTCCACCCTTCTCGAACCGCTGGTGGTAGAGCTTCCCATCACGGCTGATCTCGACCTCCAGCCATTCCGACAACGCGTTGACCACGCTCACGCCCACGCCGTGGAGCCCGCCGGAAACCTTGTAAGCATCGTGGTCGAACTTGCCTCCCGAGTGGAGAACCGTGAGGATGACTTCGACGGCCGGTTTCTTCTCTTCCGCGTGCATGTCCACGGGGATGCCGCGGCCGTTGTCCTCCACGCTCACGCTGTTGTCGTCGTGGACCGTGACCGTGATCTTGTCGCAGTGGCCCGCCATGGCTTCATCCACGCTGTTGTCGACGACCTCATACACCAAGTGATGGAGGCCCTCCGGACCGGTTGATCCGATGTACATCGCGGGTCTCTTCCGAACGGCCTCAAGATCGCCGAGCACCTTGATCTTATCCGCGCCGTAGTCCTTGACCGCTTTCTCCTTTTCCTTGGCCGAAGCACTCATGGGTTCTCTCGCTATGATCTCATGGGCATGACCAGCGCGAGGTAGCCCTTTTCTTGCGGCGTCTGCACCAGCACCGCCCCTTCGCTGCCGCTGA from Nitrospirota bacterium includes these protein-coding regions:
- the gyrB gene encoding DNA topoisomerase (ATP-hydrolyzing) subunit B, which encodes MSASAKEKEKAVKDYGADKIKVLGDLEAVRKRPAMYIGSTGPEGLHHLVYEVVDNSVDEAMAGHCDKITVTVHDDNSVSVEDNGRGIPVDMHAEEKKPAVEVILTVLHSGGKFDHDAYKVSGGLHGVGVSVVNALSEWLEVEISRDGKLYHQRFEKGGQPATQLKVTGKSTHTGTKVTFKADRKIFKEIDYTYETLAHRLRELAYLNRGLEIELEDERRDKKVSYHYDGGLAAYVAHLNEKKNAIHPKVIYFDGKVDDLFIDVAFQYNDGYSDTMLSFANNINTREGGTHLTGFKSALTRTINNIAEKKGYLKKLQSTLDGDDVREGLSAVVSIRILDPQFEGQTKTKLGNGEVKGQVEGFINERLGGYLDQHPGVANSIVEKALEAALAREAAKKAKELTRRKGLLDSFSLPGKLADCQERDPERSELFIVEGESAGGSAKQGRDRRFQAILPLKGKILNAEKTRLDRLLTNDEICALITAVGTGIGKEDFNLERLRYKKIILMSDADVDGSHIRTLILTFLFRQMTDLVEKGMIYIAQPPLYRVKEGNKQEQYLKDDGQFEEFVVERAVEQAKVEANGHVLTGPKLKEMLKSLTRAHRVLESFERKGLSALVLEALALAGVDEAKELKSKSSLEPKLKKAIKWIEKVDGFQTIDIEHQSAKGDQTAAITYLLRKMGVEWAGRLDGEILGSPEYLEWIHRMKETDKLGAPPYVLVVGSNKKEIHRRVELAGEVLAAGREGLSIQRYKGLGEMNPGQLWETTMDPQKRSLMQVTLEDVEEADSAVSMLMGENVQARKEFIQENALNVANLDI